A stretch of Acidobacteriota bacterium DNA encodes these proteins:
- the greB gene encoding transcription elongation factor GreB, whose product MRTKRPLREPVREAPGPKLKNYITPAGLQRLKDAHRFLMNRERPAVTKVVAWAASNGDRSENADYLYSKRRLRQIDSRIRFLSKRIDAAEVVDPAAPRPASAAERVFFGATVTYRDAAGHEHVVSIVGIDEVDVNRHYISWRSPLARALMKAGAGDRVVLHAPKKTEHLEILDVEYAAIPMEPFREPPGAEAAPERKA is encoded by the coding sequence ATGAGAACCAAGCGGCCGCTGCGAGAACCCGTGCGCGAGGCGCCGGGGCCGAAGCTGAAGAACTACATCACGCCGGCGGGATTGCAACGCCTGAAGGACGCCCACCGGTTTCTGATGAACAGGGAACGGCCGGCCGTGACCAAGGTTGTGGCGTGGGCGGCGTCCAACGGCGATCGCAGCGAGAACGCCGACTATCTCTACAGCAAGCGGCGGCTGCGGCAGATCGACTCACGGATTCGCTTTCTCTCCAAACGCATCGATGCGGCGGAGGTTGTGGATCCGGCCGCACCACGCCCGGCGTCGGCCGCCGAGCGCGTGTTCTTCGGCGCCACCGTCACCTATCGGGACGCGGCCGGCCACGAGCACGTGGTCAGCATCGTCGGCATCGACGAGGTGGATGTGAACCGTCATTACATCAGCTGGAGGTCGCCACTGGCGCGAGCGCTCATGAAGGCCGGCGCGGGTGACCGGGTGGTCCTGCACGCGCCGAAGAAGACCGAGCACCTCGAGATCCTGGACGTGGAGTACGCGGCGATTCCCATGGAGCCATTCCGCGAGCCACCAGGCGCCGAAGCGGCTCCCGAGCGCAAAGCGTAG